A genomic window from Diospyros lotus cultivar Yz01 chromosome 2, ASM1463336v1, whole genome shotgun sequence includes:
- the LOC127796068 gene encoding uncharacterized protein LOC127796068 isoform X1 — MVAAVPSKRWGTWEELVLGGAVLRHGTQAWSAVASELRARTLCPYSFTPEACKAKYEDLRQCYSGSTAWFEELRNRRMAELRQELEKAEDSIGSLESKLESLKAEKGLDNHVDYSASRTDSPVPLVKSEQVESSGKDASKDGLSAGSFTQDARTNWSPECQTQTTASVAEMETKPDISVSLEPKKVSMNIKKVVETSNARGGTPRKRRGKRKRKDCSGEAEECSIGESENLGSTNVVTASQSKENSTSACGPVVKVSSVSNRNRGSCGLKNDDLVGIFSALAENKAARVFQRRLDSQKRARYKKIIRQHMDFNTIRSRIGSCSIMSVKELFRDLLLLANNALVFYSKRTREYKTALVLRDTITKAYQENCNESTIRAAASPIFPLSPMYSNLPVKPRSIRHYRRKLPGKLPNAEDIFSRTKRPSFLENIIVGRAPERCKRPGNTDSVPAMESAKTVKKGSSLMGKMVRGTTNQRSKAPGKERKRAQRR, encoded by the exons ATGGTGGCGGCAGTGCCGAGCAAGAGGTGGGGCACGTGGGAGGAGCTCGTCCTCGGCGGCGCCGTTCTCCGGCACGGCACCCAAGCCTGGTCCGCCGTTGCCTCTGAGCTCCGAGCACGAACCCTATGTCCGTACAGCTTCACACCCgag GCATGTAAGGCCAAATATGAGGACTTGAGACAATGCTACTCTGGCAGCAC AGCTTGGTTTGAAGAGCTACGAAATAGACGAATGGCAGAATTGAGGCAAGAATTGGAGAAAGCTGAAGACTCAATCGG GTCCCTTGAATCGAAACTTGAAAGTCTCAAGGCTGAGAAAGGGCTTGACAACCATGTCGATTACAGCGCCAGCAGGACTGATTCCCCTGTACCTTTAGTGAAATCAGAGCAAGTTGAATCTTCTGGTAAAGATGCATCCAAGGATGGATTATCTGCCGGCAGTTTCACACAGGATGCTAGGACAAACTGGTCACCTGAATGCCAGACTCAAACAACAGCTTCAGTTGCAGAGATGGAGACAAAACCAGATATTTCTGTCTCTTTGGAGCCAAAGAAAGTTTCAATGAACATTAAGAAAGTGGTTGAGACCAGCAATGCACGAGGAGGAACTCCAAGAAAGAGAAGGGggaagaggaaaaggaaggacTGTAGTGGGGAAGCTGAAGAATGTAGCATAGGGGAGAGTGAAAATTTAGGATCAACAAATGTTGTTACTGCCTCCCAGAGTAAGGAGAACTCAACCAGTGCTTGTGGTCCTGTGGTCAAAGTATCCAGTGTAAGCAATCGCAACAGAGGTTCATGTGGGCTTAAAAATGACGATTTGGTGGGTATCTTTAGCGCTCTTGCAGAAAATAAAGCTGCCAGGGTCTTTCAACGCCGACTTGATAGCCAG AAGAGAGCAAGGTACAAGAAAATCATCCGGCAACACATGGATTTTAACACAATAAGATCAAGGATCGGCAGCTGCTCCATAATGTCAGTGAAGGAACTCTTCCGGGATCTGCTCTTGCTTGCCAACAATGCCTTGGTGTTTTACTCCAAAAGAACACGCGAATACAAGACTGCCCTGGTGCTTAGAGATACCATCACCAAAGCATATCAAGAAAACTGCAATGAGTCCACCATCAGGGCTGCTGCCTCTCCCATTTTTCCCCTCTCCCCCATGTATAGTAATCTTCCTGTAAAGCCTCGTAGCATTCGCCATTATAGACGTAAACTGCCAGGGAAACTACCAAACGCTGAGGACATCTTTTCGAGGACTAAAAGGCCGAGTTTTCTAGAGAATATAATCGTGGGTAGAGCTCCTGAAAGATGTAAAAGGCCAGGAAATACTGATTCTGTACCGGCCATGGAGTCAGCGAAGACTGTGAAGAAAGGCTCGAGTTTGATGGGGAAGATGGTACGAGGCACGACGAATCAACGATCTAAAGCTCCGgggaaggagaggaagagagctCAGAGAAGATGA
- the LOC127796068 gene encoding uncharacterized protein LOC127796068 isoform X2: MWVHVLLCRAWFEELRNRRMAELRQELEKAEDSIGSLESKLESLKAEKGLDNHVDYSASRTDSPVPLVKSEQVESSGKDASKDGLSAGSFTQDARTNWSPECQTQTTASVAEMETKPDISVSLEPKKVSMNIKKVVETSNARGGTPRKRRGKRKRKDCSGEAEECSIGESENLGSTNVVTASQSKENSTSACGPVVKVSSVSNRNRGSCGLKNDDLVGIFSALAENKAARVFQRRLDSQKRARYKKIIRQHMDFNTIRSRIGSCSIMSVKELFRDLLLLANNALVFYSKRTREYKTALVLRDTITKAYQENCNESTIRAAASPIFPLSPMYSNLPVKPRSIRHYRRKLPGKLPNAEDIFSRTKRPSFLENIIVGRAPERCKRPGNTDSVPAMESAKTVKKGSSLMGKMVRGTTNQRSKAPGKERKRAQRR, encoded by the exons ATGTGGGTTCATGTTTTACTCTGCAGAGCTTGGTTTGAAGAGCTACGAAATAGACGAATGGCAGAATTGAGGCAAGAATTGGAGAAAGCTGAAGACTCAATCGG GTCCCTTGAATCGAAACTTGAAAGTCTCAAGGCTGAGAAAGGGCTTGACAACCATGTCGATTACAGCGCCAGCAGGACTGATTCCCCTGTACCTTTAGTGAAATCAGAGCAAGTTGAATCTTCTGGTAAAGATGCATCCAAGGATGGATTATCTGCCGGCAGTTTCACACAGGATGCTAGGACAAACTGGTCACCTGAATGCCAGACTCAAACAACAGCTTCAGTTGCAGAGATGGAGACAAAACCAGATATTTCTGTCTCTTTGGAGCCAAAGAAAGTTTCAATGAACATTAAGAAAGTGGTTGAGACCAGCAATGCACGAGGAGGAACTCCAAGAAAGAGAAGGGggaagaggaaaaggaaggacTGTAGTGGGGAAGCTGAAGAATGTAGCATAGGGGAGAGTGAAAATTTAGGATCAACAAATGTTGTTACTGCCTCCCAGAGTAAGGAGAACTCAACCAGTGCTTGTGGTCCTGTGGTCAAAGTATCCAGTGTAAGCAATCGCAACAGAGGTTCATGTGGGCTTAAAAATGACGATTTGGTGGGTATCTTTAGCGCTCTTGCAGAAAATAAAGCTGCCAGGGTCTTTCAACGCCGACTTGATAGCCAG AAGAGAGCAAGGTACAAGAAAATCATCCGGCAACACATGGATTTTAACACAATAAGATCAAGGATCGGCAGCTGCTCCATAATGTCAGTGAAGGAACTCTTCCGGGATCTGCTCTTGCTTGCCAACAATGCCTTGGTGTTTTACTCCAAAAGAACACGCGAATACAAGACTGCCCTGGTGCTTAGAGATACCATCACCAAAGCATATCAAGAAAACTGCAATGAGTCCACCATCAGGGCTGCTGCCTCTCCCATTTTTCCCCTCTCCCCCATGTATAGTAATCTTCCTGTAAAGCCTCGTAGCATTCGCCATTATAGACGTAAACTGCCAGGGAAACTACCAAACGCTGAGGACATCTTTTCGAGGACTAAAAGGCCGAGTTTTCTAGAGAATATAATCGTGGGTAGAGCTCCTGAAAGATGTAAAAGGCCAGGAAATACTGATTCTGTACCGGCCATGGAGTCAGCGAAGACTGTGAAGAAAGGCTCGAGTTTGATGGGGAAGATGGTACGAGGCACGACGAATCAACGATCTAAAGCTCCGgggaaggagaggaagagagctCAGAGAAGATGA